Proteins from one Bradyrhizobium amphicarpaeae genomic window:
- a CDS encoding IS630 family transposase (programmed frameshift), with the protein MAKPLSPDLRLRIIRAVEDEGMSCRGAAGRFGVAPSTAIELISEWRSTGACEAGAQGGDRRSAWIESHAAEILSLVKATPDMTLAEIADHLLKVHGEHFVPSVVWRFFDRRNKTSHASEQDRPGVAAERAAWKASQPEIGIDRLVFIDETGASTKMARRYGRSSYGQRCVAALSHGHWKTTTSVGALKATVMTAPMVLDGPMDDPAFEAYVTQVLVPTLRPGDIVVMDNLAAHKRAEVGIAIGAVGAQLLYLPPYSPNLNPIEMAFAKLKASLRKAAARSIEALDNAIALVPAAFPAQECLNFFAAAGYDRV; encoded by the exons ATGGCTAAACCGCTCTCGCCGGACCTTCGCCTTCGCATTATTCGAGCTGTGGAAGATGAAGGCATGAGCTGTCGGGGCGCCGCCGGCCGGTTCGGCGTAGCGCCATCGACAGCGATCGAACTAATTAGCGAGTGGCGAAGCACCGGTGCCTGTGAGGCGGGAGCGCAGGGCGGAGACCGGCGTTCAGCTTGGATCGAGAGTCATGCTGCGGAGATCCTCTCCCTGGTCAAGGCTACGCCTGACATGACGCTAGCCGAGATCGCTGACCATCTCCTCAAAGTCCACGGCGAGCATTTCGTGCCGAGCGTGGTCTGGCGCTTCTTTGATCGCCGCAACAAAACGTCGCACGCCAGCGAGCAGGATCGGCCGGGCGTGGCCGCTGAACGCGCGGCGTGGAAGGCATCTCAGCCTGAGATCGGCATCGATCGGCTGGTGTTCATCGACGAGACGGGAGCCTCGACCAAGATGGCGCGCCGCTATGGCCGTTCGTCGTACGGCCAGCGCTGTGTCGCAGCGCTTTCGCATGGTCATTGGAAGACGACGACATCCGTCGGCGCGCTCAAGGCGACAGTCATGACTGCGCCGATGGTCCTTGACG GGCCCATGGATGATCCGGCGTTCGAGGCTTACGTCACGCAAGTCCTCGTGCCAACACTCAGGCCCGGCGACATCGTGGTGATGGACAATCTCGCAGCACACAAGCGGGCCGAGGTCGGCATCGCAATCGGCGCCGTGGGGGCCCAGCTCCTCTATCTGCCGCCTTATTCGCCCAACCTCAATCCGATCGAAATGGCGTTCGCAAAGCTCAAAGCCTCCCTTCGAAAGGCCGCCGCCAGATCGATCGAGGCTTTGGACAACGCTATCGCCCTCGTCCCGGCCGCATTCCCCGCCCAAGAGTGCCTGAACTTCTTCGCCGCAGCCGGTTATGATCGTGTCTGA
- a CDS encoding O-antigen ligase family protein, protein MRLWHPNMDWFRIRWSWSLPAAFLLFFVVAGAPFPFGSTNDLSIAFWCLCLGTAVIFAPTRDLRAPHLWLLAGIGVIVVAYAFVLHEQLSDHPWVAPFQPIWKQASDLLGVPIAPSASIVKNEAFFALGAPLANILAIVLGITVGANRDRARRMLWVIAISGAAYALYGVLSFLIEPTMILWRDKTAYLGSVTGTFINRNTAAAYFGSCAVIWMLLLLEDVRRRLPERHIEWRRLSLDLHTIPPRQILPQLGCVLICLMAMFMTGSRAGVGLSLLAMIVAFTLFSRKDLPPRTGIWISLGSGIAVALGLLQLLGGRVSSRFDSNGLVDEGRIEAWKSTLRIIGDNPWFGTGMGTFQWAFPPYRSPNISIRGVWDAAHSTPLELASEVGIPLALLVALGWGIMLLVLARGVFGRRRDVIIPLAAVATATLSLLHSCLDFTLQVPGYSIPFFALFGAGLAQSFRTKEIRPVAETDATSRRGKGHQTTAGAAPSRAPQFHKTV, encoded by the coding sequence ATGCGCCTTTGGCATCCCAACATGGACTGGTTCAGGATTCGCTGGTCATGGAGCCTGCCTGCGGCCTTCCTCCTGTTCTTTGTGGTGGCTGGTGCGCCGTTCCCGTTCGGCTCGACCAATGATCTGTCGATCGCGTTCTGGTGCCTGTGTCTCGGGACCGCGGTGATCTTCGCGCCGACGCGCGATCTGCGGGCGCCGCATCTGTGGCTGCTCGCCGGCATCGGCGTGATCGTTGTGGCCTACGCGTTCGTGCTGCACGAGCAGCTCTCCGATCATCCCTGGGTCGCGCCGTTCCAGCCGATCTGGAAGCAGGCCTCGGATCTCCTCGGCGTGCCAATCGCTCCGTCTGCGTCGATCGTGAAGAACGAGGCGTTCTTTGCGCTCGGCGCGCCGCTTGCCAACATCCTCGCCATCGTCCTCGGCATCACCGTCGGGGCGAACCGCGATCGTGCCCGCCGCATGCTATGGGTGATCGCAATTTCAGGCGCGGCTTACGCCCTCTACGGCGTGCTCTCGTTCCTGATTGAGCCCACCATGATCCTGTGGCGGGACAAGACCGCCTATCTCGGCAGCGTCACCGGCACCTTCATCAACCGCAACACGGCGGCGGCCTATTTCGGCTCCTGCGCGGTGATATGGATGCTGCTGCTCCTGGAGGATGTCCGCCGCCGGCTTCCTGAGCGGCACATCGAATGGCGGCGTCTGTCGCTAGATCTGCATACGATCCCGCCAAGACAAATCCTTCCGCAGCTCGGCTGCGTCCTGATCTGCCTGATGGCGATGTTCATGACGGGATCGCGCGCCGGCGTCGGCCTGTCGCTGCTCGCGATGATAGTGGCGTTTACGCTGTTCTCGCGGAAAGACCTGCCCCCGCGCACCGGCATCTGGATCTCCCTCGGCTCCGGAATCGCCGTCGCGCTCGGCTTGCTGCAGCTCCTGGGCGGCCGCGTCTCCAGCCGCTTCGATAGCAATGGCTTGGTCGACGAGGGCCGCATCGAGGCCTGGAAATCGACCCTTCGGATCATCGGCGACAATCCCTGGTTCGGCACCGGCATGGGCACCTTCCAATGGGCATTCCCGCCCTACCGCAGCCCCAACATCTCGATTCGCGGCGTCTGGGATGCCGCGCATTCGACCCCGCTGGAACTTGCCTCCGAGGTGGGCATTCCCTTGGCGCTGCTGGTGGCGCTGGGCTGGGGCATCATGCTGCTGGTGTTGGCCAGGGGCGTGTTCGGCCGGCGGCGGGACGTCATCATCCCGCTGGCGGCTGTGGCGACCGCGACGCTGTCGCTGCTGCATTCGTGCCTCGACTTCACGTTGCAGGTGCCCGGCTACAGCATTCCATTCTTTGCGCTTTTCGGCGCGGGCCTGGCGCAGTCCTTCCGGACCAAGGAGATCCGCCCCGTGGCGGAGACGGACGCCACCAGCCGGCGAGGCAAGGGCCACCAGACAACCGCGGGCGCGGCCCCGAGCCGGGCGCCTCAGTTTCACAAAACTGTCTAG
- a CDS encoding polysaccharide biosynthesis tyrosine autokinase, with protein MLQVNKPTSEINRDFAEADGSALQSLSSYFEIIRRQFPTIVAIVSACVILAVLYLFTAAPLFTSTASMVIDTRKVQLFQQQSVLGDIAVDSATVETQVEILKSENISLAVIRDLHLIEDPEFTGSGGGLLGSVIGLVAGIFSDGSVSSEFELTRRALERFEKNRTVKRLGLTYVMEIGFTSKDPAKAARIANAIADAYVVDQLEAKYQATRRASVWLQDRIKELRTQASAAQKAVVDFKSANNIVDTGGRLMNEQQLAEVNSQLIMAHAATAEAKARLDRANDIVKQEIPDASVADALKNETIVKLRAQYVDMASKESIWSARYGSDHLAAVNLRNQMAEIKKNIAAELKRIQESYKSDYDIAVTREEAIKTSLANVVSESQLTNQAQVQLRELESNAQSYQAMYDNFLQRYMESVQQQSFPITEARIISAATTPLKKSSPKALIVLAGALMGGLMLSFGVALARELTDKVFRTTGQVEEELGTNCIAILPALREAASPGMLSNRFSTSFRSNANERTRDLEVSGSKGNPQPDMLRYVVEKPLSRFAEAVRSLKVAVDLNSIVRENRVLAVTSTLPNEGKSTLSSNLAQLIAHGGARVILVDADLRNPSLSRAVAPDARSGLVDVVAQKVQLDEALIIDPETKLSILPSGITSKLLHTNEILASKAMHALVTQLRSKFDYVVLDMPPMAPVVDVRVTSSFVDSYVFVVEWGKTKIDVVRHNMRGSPEIQDKLLGVVLNKADTKALARYESYHGRYYYQKYYARYGYVE; from the coding sequence ATGTTGCAGGTGAACAAGCCGACCTCGGAGATTAACCGTGATTTTGCCGAGGCCGATGGCTCAGCTTTGCAGTCGCTGAGTTCGTATTTCGAGATCATCAGGCGCCAGTTCCCGACTATCGTCGCGATCGTCTCTGCCTGCGTGATCCTAGCGGTGCTCTATCTCTTTACCGCGGCGCCGCTGTTCACCTCTACAGCTTCGATGGTGATCGACACGCGCAAGGTGCAGCTGTTCCAGCAGCAATCTGTGCTCGGCGACATTGCGGTAGATTCCGCCACGGTGGAGACCCAGGTGGAAATTCTGAAATCCGAGAACATCAGCCTCGCAGTGATTAGAGACCTTCATCTAATCGAAGATCCAGAGTTCACCGGCTCAGGCGGCGGCCTCTTGGGGTCGGTCATTGGGCTCGTCGCAGGCATTTTTTCAGATGGCAGCGTATCATCCGAATTCGAGCTGACCCGCAGGGCGCTTGAGCGGTTTGAGAAGAACCGCACGGTCAAGCGGCTCGGGCTTACGTACGTTATGGAGATCGGTTTCACTTCGAAGGATCCGGCGAAGGCAGCTAGGATCGCCAACGCAATCGCGGACGCGTATGTTGTTGACCAGCTTGAAGCGAAATACCAAGCAACGCGGCGGGCGAGCGTTTGGCTGCAGGACCGTATTAAAGAGCTGCGTACCCAAGCATCGGCCGCACAAAAGGCGGTGGTCGATTTCAAGAGTGCTAACAACATCGTCGATACTGGCGGGCGGCTCATGAACGAGCAGCAGCTTGCGGAGGTTAACAGTCAGCTCATAATGGCGCATGCGGCTACCGCTGAGGCGAAGGCGAGGCTCGATCGGGCTAACGACATCGTTAAGCAGGAGATCCCGGATGCCTCCGTGGCCGATGCGCTGAAGAACGAAACCATTGTCAAATTGCGCGCGCAATATGTGGACATGGCCTCCAAGGAATCGATCTGGTCGGCTAGATATGGCTCCGATCACCTAGCCGCTGTGAACCTGCGCAACCAAATGGCGGAAATCAAAAAGAACATTGCGGCCGAACTAAAGCGCATCCAGGAATCCTACAAGAGTGACTACGATATCGCAGTGACACGGGAGGAGGCCATTAAGACGAGCCTCGCCAACGTCGTCTCGGAGTCGCAACTAACCAACCAAGCTCAAGTCCAACTCCGTGAGCTCGAGAGCAACGCGCAGTCTTATCAGGCGATGTATGATAATTTTCTCCAGCGCTATATGGAATCAGTACAGCAGCAATCTTTCCCGATCACCGAAGCGCGGATTATTAGCGCGGCGACGACTCCGCTGAAGAAGAGCTCTCCGAAAGCGCTAATTGTCCTTGCTGGAGCACTGATGGGAGGCTTAATGTTGAGTTTCGGCGTCGCCCTGGCGCGAGAACTCACCGATAAGGTGTTCCGCACCACCGGCCAAGTGGAGGAGGAACTAGGCACGAACTGCATCGCCATTCTTCCCGCGCTTAGAGAGGCAGCGTCGCCCGGGATGCTATCCAATAGGTTCTCGACGTCATTCCGGAGCAATGCCAACGAACGAACCCGCGATCTCGAGGTTTCGGGCTCGAAGGGCAATCCCCAGCCTGACATGCTACGCTATGTGGTTGAAAAGCCCCTCTCGCGTTTTGCAGAAGCTGTTCGCTCCTTGAAGGTGGCTGTCGATCTTAACTCGATCGTGCGCGAAAACCGCGTGCTGGCGGTTACCTCGACTTTGCCGAATGAAGGCAAGAGCACGCTTTCGTCAAATCTTGCACAACTCATCGCCCATGGCGGCGCGCGGGTAATATTGGTCGATGCTGATTTGCGCAACCCCTCGCTATCACGCGCCGTGGCGCCGGACGCGAGGAGTGGCCTTGTAGACGTGGTTGCGCAGAAGGTGCAGCTCGATGAAGCGTTGATCATCGATCCCGAGACGAAGCTGTCGATTCTGCCTTCCGGCATCACCTCGAAGCTCCTGCACACTAACGAAATTCTCGCCTCGAAAGCGATGCATGCGCTAGTCACGCAGCTGCGGTCGAAATTCGACTATGTGGTGCTGGACATGCCGCCGATGGCGCCGGTGGTTGATGTGCGTGTCACCTCTTCCTTCGTCGATTCATACGTCTTCGTTGTGGAATGGGGCAAGACTAAGATCGACGTAGTGCGGCATAACATGCGCGGTTCGCCGGAAATTCAGGATAAACTGCTTGGAGTGGTTCTAAATAAAGCGGATACCAAGGCGCTGGCGCGCTATGAATCGTATCACGGTCGCTATTACTATCAGAAGTACTATGCCCGGTATGGTTATGTGGAGTAG
- a CDS encoding transglutaminase-like cysteine peptidase, with the protein MRKFVKFLAAVAATVVAAGVEQRAEAAFVGAPLGLRGAIQYIKFDQPTLAPMAFTLFCLKYKDECKPRPQQIVFRGGRLKLTAERLAQMQEVNQHVNTAIRPEANLEGLRGEKWLLHPTSGDCNDYAVTKRHELIAKGFPARSVLLSEVVTTWGEHHLVVVVRTFAGDLVLDNLSGHILPWSKKPYRWVRIQSPKNPNYWASLGDRSV; encoded by the coding sequence ATGCGCAAATTTGTAAAGTTCCTTGCGGCCGTGGCCGCAACCGTCGTTGCTGCAGGGGTGGAGCAGCGGGCTGAAGCCGCTTTCGTCGGCGCGCCCTTGGGCCTGCGCGGCGCCATCCAGTACATCAAGTTCGACCAGCCGACGCTGGCGCCGATGGCGTTCACGCTGTTTTGCCTGAAGTACAAGGACGAGTGCAAGCCGCGGCCGCAGCAGATCGTGTTCAGGGGCGGTCGCCTGAAGCTCACGGCGGAGCGGCTGGCGCAAATGCAAGAGGTCAACCAGCACGTCAATACCGCGATCCGTCCCGAGGCCAATCTGGAAGGGCTGCGCGGCGAGAAATGGCTGCTGCATCCGACCAGCGGCGACTGCAACGATTATGCTGTGACAAAACGCCACGAGTTGATCGCCAAGGGCTTTCCGGCGCGCTCGGTTCTGCTCAGCGAGGTCGTGACCACCTGGGGCGAGCATCATCTCGTGGTCGTGGTTCGCACCTTCGCCGGCGATCTCGTGCTGGACAATCTCTCCGGCCACATCCTGCCGTGGTCGAAGAAGCCCTACCGCTGGGTCCGCATCCAGTCGCCGAAGAACCCGAACTATTGGGCCTCGCTCGGCGACCGCTCGGTCTGA
- a CDS encoding glycoside hydrolase family 5 protein, with product MMTSSTPPRYVWPPFTAETHPLRPDDLARLKTTGFDTIRLTVGLGIFLSADAKQATELDEIVLDRLRRILDAGLNVILDFHPISQDPRFPPQSFTEAAEDPNAALLRQLESRMARLLSSLPKERVALEILNEPATKAWNKVSASQWQETQQSYFEAVRAAAPNLTVVLSGCCACCNLDLMMIAPKAYNDANTYYTFHVYAPHPFTHQLTKDPKQPISAANFIGAISFPISGEELAEVERRARKDFTNADISDMKLRAQIARDLDIAFKRLEAYGTAAGVEAIFDAQVEWAKKNSIAPQRLFLGEFGVQRPGVDPASRRRWLETVRSASEKRGIPWSYWSFEGPQFMGLALGKESQHFDQVIIEALGMKRTN from the coding sequence ATGATGACGTCGAGCACTCCGCCGCGCTACGTTTGGCCGCCATTTACAGCCGAGACACACCCCCTCAGGCCGGATGATCTGGCCCGGCTGAAAACCACCGGCTTCGACACTATTCGCCTTACCGTTGGGCTCGGTATATTCCTTTCGGCAGACGCGAAGCAGGCAACCGAGCTCGACGAGATCGTTCTCGACCGCCTGCGGCGAATTCTCGATGCCGGCCTCAACGTCATCCTCGACTTTCATCCTATCTCACAGGATCCGCGGTTTCCGCCTCAGTCTTTTACCGAAGCCGCCGAAGATCCCAATGCCGCTTTACTTCGGCAACTCGAAAGCCGCATGGCGCGACTCCTCTCGAGTCTTCCCAAAGAACGTGTAGCGCTTGAGATTCTAAACGAGCCCGCAACGAAAGCCTGGAACAAAGTATCAGCGAGCCAGTGGCAAGAAACTCAACAGTCCTATTTCGAAGCGGTGCGAGCTGCCGCGCCAAATTTAACCGTCGTCCTTTCGGGTTGTTGCGCCTGCTGCAACCTTGATCTCATGATGATTGCCCCGAAAGCTTATAATGATGCAAACACCTACTATACATTTCATGTATATGCGCCTCATCCTTTCACCCATCAATTGACGAAGGATCCTAAGCAGCCCATTAGCGCGGCCAATTTTATCGGTGCAATCTCTTTTCCAATTTCGGGTGAAGAACTCGCCGAGGTCGAGCGTCGCGCAAGGAAGGACTTCACGAATGCGGATATCTCGGACATGAAGCTACGTGCGCAGATCGCCCGGGATCTCGACATCGCCTTCAAACGTCTCGAAGCCTACGGCACCGCCGCTGGCGTTGAGGCCATCTTCGATGCACAAGTCGAATGGGCAAAGAAGAACAGCATTGCACCGCAACGCCTTTTCCTCGGGGAGTTTGGTGTGCAGCGCCCCGGCGTTGATCCCGCATCTCGACGGCGCTGGCTTGAAACAGTCCGGTCGGCGTCCGAGAAGCGAGGCATTCCCTGGAGCTACTGGAGTTTCGAAGGCCCCCAATTCATGGGACTCGCCTTGGGCAAGGAATCTCAACACTTTGATCAAGTAATAATTGAGGCGCTCGGGATGAAGAGGACTAACTAA
- a CDS encoding metallophosphoesterase family protein, translating to MGLSSRFRKKTKPRLPDGVRIYAIGDVHGRADLLQSLLTVIDVDLARSAPERAIQVFLGDYVDRGPDSRAVIDLLIERSKTHETVCLKGNHEIFLLEVLKDPARLQEWRHYGGLLTLVSYGINPTMNPSAEQQVELIEGLRRALPPEHLAFLQQLPSSYTCGDFFFVHAGVKPGVPLERQKDEDLLWIREEFLASEERFGKYIVHGHTPVSVPDIRPNRINIDTGAYATGNLTLLTIQGDSLMAI from the coding sequence ATGGGCCTTTCCTCACGCTTTCGAAAGAAGACCAAGCCTCGGCTTCCCGACGGGGTTCGTATCTATGCCATCGGCGACGTGCACGGCCGCGCCGATCTGCTTCAATCGCTGTTAACCGTCATCGACGTCGATCTCGCCCGCTCGGCCCCCGAACGAGCCATCCAGGTCTTTCTCGGCGACTATGTCGACCGCGGCCCGGACTCGCGCGCCGTCATCGATCTGTTGATCGAGCGCTCGAAGACACACGAGACGGTCTGCCTCAAGGGCAACCACGAGATCTTCCTGCTCGAAGTCCTCAAGGACCCCGCCCGCCTGCAGGAGTGGCGCCACTATGGCGGTCTGCTGACGCTGGTCTCCTACGGCATCAATCCGACCATGAACCCCTCGGCAGAGCAGCAGGTCGAGCTGATCGAAGGACTGAGGCGCGCGTTGCCGCCCGAGCACCTCGCGTTCCTGCAGCAATTACCCTCGTCCTATACCTGCGGCGACTTCTTCTTCGTGCATGCCGGCGTCAAGCCCGGCGTCCCGCTCGAGCGCCAGAAGGATGAGGATCTGCTCTGGATCCGCGAGGAGTTCCTGGCGTCCGAGGAGCGCTTCGGCAAATATATCGTCCACGGACATACGCCGGTCAGCGTGCCCGATATTCGCCCGAACCGCATCAACATCGACACCGGCGCTTACGCGACCGGAAACTTGACGCTGCTGACGATCCAGGGCGATAGTCTGATGGCAATTTGA
- a CDS encoding EAL domain-containing protein, with amino-acid sequence MRHQRSNLPFAALVLASTMAFGLAGHFAAEAVIRHQQVHQLNELTEIVLRRSEFAVDFAAASLDELAKRDLASCAPAALQAIRLHVYQRSAIKDVRLVNPDGSVICSAYSETLEFDKGWADRRDMLPSHDRKLSLFRVEQFGGDALGVLGDVNRSSALVAIVGLNAGLFDLMPAELRAHSDVILALSNGEKLGEFRLDAGKPLQGPISFDKHSTRFPLHATIRLEHAVLSSWNSEAYWPALAVALGLGALFGILLARSRRMEGPVADLDRGLAAGEFKPYYQPIFDLRSGQITGCEVLARWVRRDGSVVPPMNFIPLAESSGRIQVMTWQILKSALADLHGVLRADKTFKMSVNVVPKHLLSAGFVETLRRTVLAARISARQIVVEVTERDELDDLAHAAAVVAELRDHGFRVAIDDVGVGHSGLSRLKGLGANTIKIDKFFVDTITVDASTTTIVEMLVALARDFRMTVVAEGIETEEQRHALIASGVEEGQGYLVAAPLPFAKFSELVDSRRRSASAAPAGDVLVA; translated from the coding sequence ATGAGACACCAGCGATCGAACCTTCCGTTTGCGGCGCTCGTCCTCGCGAGCACGATGGCGTTCGGCTTGGCTGGGCATTTCGCGGCAGAGGCCGTCATTCGCCATCAACAGGTGCATCAGCTCAACGAGTTGACCGAGATCGTTCTGCGCCGCTCCGAATTTGCGGTTGATTTTGCCGCAGCCAGCCTCGACGAGCTCGCCAAGCGCGATCTTGCCAGCTGCGCGCCGGCAGCGTTGCAAGCCATCCGGCTCCACGTCTACCAGCGCTCGGCGATCAAGGACGTCCGTCTCGTCAACCCGGACGGATCGGTGATCTGCTCGGCCTATTCCGAAACGCTCGAGTTCGACAAGGGATGGGCGGATCGCCGCGACATGCTGCCCTCACACGACAGGAAGCTCTCGCTGTTCCGCGTGGAACAGTTCGGCGGCGACGCGCTGGGCGTGCTCGGAGACGTCAATCGCAGCTCCGCGCTGGTCGCCATCGTCGGCCTCAACGCCGGCCTGTTCGATCTCATGCCCGCTGAGCTGCGCGCGCACAGCGACGTGATCCTCGCCTTGAGCAATGGCGAGAAGCTCGGCGAGTTTCGGCTCGATGCCGGCAAGCCCTTACAAGGGCCGATCAGCTTCGACAAGCATTCCACGCGCTTCCCGCTTCACGCCACGATCCGGCTCGAGCACGCGGTGCTGTCGAGCTGGAACAGCGAGGCTTATTGGCCGGCGCTCGCAGTCGCCCTTGGCCTTGGTGCACTGTTCGGCATCCTGCTGGCACGCAGCCGCCGGATGGAAGGGCCGGTCGCAGATCTCGATCGCGGCCTCGCGGCCGGCGAATTCAAGCCATACTACCAACCCATCTTCGACCTCAGGAGCGGCCAGATCACGGGCTGCGAGGTTCTGGCGCGCTGGGTTCGTCGGGACGGCTCGGTGGTGCCGCCGATGAACTTCATTCCGCTGGCCGAATCCAGCGGGCGCATCCAGGTGATGACCTGGCAGATCCTGAAATCGGCGCTCGCCGACCTGCATGGCGTGCTGAGGGCGGACAAGACCTTCAAGATGTCCGTGAATGTCGTGCCCAAGCACCTGCTGAGTGCCGGCTTCGTCGAGACGCTGCGCCGCACGGTCCTGGCAGCGCGAATCTCCGCACGCCAGATCGTGGTCGAAGTGACCGAACGCGACGAGCTCGACGATCTCGCGCACGCAGCAGCCGTGGTGGCCGAGCTGCGTGACCATGGCTTCCGCGTCGCCATCGACGACGTCGGCGTGGGCCACAGCGGTCTGTCGCGGCTGAAGGGGCTCGGCGCCAACACGATCAAGATCGACAAATTCTTCGTGGACACCATCACCGTGGATGCCTCGACCACGACGATCGTCGAGATGTTGGTCGCGCTCGCCAGGGACTTTCGGATGACGGTCGTTGCCGAAGGCATCGAGACGGAGGAGCAGCGCCATGCCCTGATCGCATCCGGCGTCGAAGAAGGACAGGGCTACCTCGTCGCCGCACCGCTGCCGTTTGCGAAATTCAGCGAGCTGGTCGATTCACGCCGCCGCTCCGCATCCGCAGCGCCGGCCGGCGACGTCCTGGTGGCCTGA
- a CDS encoding polysaccharide biosynthesis/export family protein — protein MHFIAKTNVLKPAFLVAALALGACSTNPGSGPLTDDVNNKIQTENAPAYELVPLNPATVKILHTHEPKGLAGVFTDRRPPASIVFGIGDVVSVTIFEAAAGGLFIPAEAGVRPGNYVTIPDQSVDNDGFITVPYAGQIKAAGRTAVEIQRSIIEKIGNRAIEPQAVVSMSSQRTQLISVLGEVNSPARYPASAAGAKDKVLDAITRAGGIKGQGFETWVMLERGGRRATVPFENLVMAPENNVYVRPDDSIYVYREQQKFMAFGGSGQSGEFNFDAWRINLGEAVGKAGGLLDGQADPSSVYLYRREPREVAAQLGIDVSKYTSETIPVIFNVNLRDPGGFFLTTKVMMKNGDIIYVSNSRNVETAKFLNFLRVIMATGSDAVNLSNDALIFRNNIKLAP, from the coding sequence ATGCATTTCATTGCCAAGACCAACGTGTTGAAGCCGGCTTTCCTCGTAGCCGCTTTGGCGCTTGGAGCGTGCTCGACCAATCCCGGCTCCGGACCGCTTACGGACGACGTTAACAACAAGATTCAGACGGAGAACGCCCCGGCCTACGAGCTTGTGCCGCTCAATCCGGCCACGGTGAAGATCCTGCACACCCATGAGCCCAAGGGGCTTGCCGGCGTGTTTACCGATCGCCGTCCGCCCGCCAGCATCGTGTTCGGCATCGGCGACGTCGTCAGCGTCACCATCTTCGAAGCCGCGGCAGGCGGTCTGTTCATCCCGGCGGAAGCCGGCGTCCGTCCGGGCAACTATGTGACGATCCCGGATCAGTCGGTCGACAATGACGGCTTCATCACGGTGCCCTATGCCGGGCAGATCAAGGCCGCGGGCCGGACGGCGGTGGAAATCCAGCGCTCGATCATCGAAAAGATTGGCAACCGCGCCATCGAGCCGCAGGCCGTGGTGTCGATGTCCTCGCAGCGCACCCAACTCATCAGCGTGCTCGGCGAAGTCAATTCGCCGGCGCGTTACCCGGCGAGCGCGGCGGGCGCCAAGGACAAGGTGCTCGACGCGATTACCCGGGCCGGCGGCATCAAGGGCCAGGGTTTCGAGACCTGGGTCATGCTGGAGCGCGGCGGAAGGCGGGCCACGGTGCCGTTCGAAAATCTCGTGATGGCGCCCGAGAACAACGTCTATGTGCGCCCCGACGACAGCATTTACGTCTATCGCGAGCAGCAGAAGTTCATGGCGTTCGGCGGCAGCGGCCAGAGTGGCGAGTTCAACTTCGATGCCTGGCGCATCAACCTCGGCGAAGCCGTCGGCAAGGCCGGTGGTCTGCTCGATGGTCAGGCGGATCCGTCTTCCGTGTATCTCTATCGCCGCGAGCCGCGCGAGGTCGCTGCCCAGCTCGGCATCGACGTGAGCAAGTACACCTCGGAGACGATCCCGGTCATCTTCAACGTCAACTTGCGCGATCCGGGCGGCTTCTTCCTGACCACCAAGGTCATGATGAAGAACGGCGACATCATCTATGTCTCGAACTCGCGCAATGTCGAAACTGCCAAGTTCCTCAACTTCCTGAGGGTGATCATGGCGACCGGCAGCGATGCCGTGAACCTCAGCAACGACGCGCTGATCTTCCGCAACAACATCAAGCTGGCGCCGTAG